ATCCGTCACCCCGACCACATCTTCATCGCGCTCAGACGCCACAAAAAAAGAATGGACAAAATAAAAATAAGACCTGTCGGGCACGCCATCTAAAAGCGCTGTCTCGCGCTGAATTTGCACCTCATTCCACCCAATCTGCGGAACGCGCTGCCCTTCGGGAAAACGCTTCACTTTTCCCGGCAAAATATCCAATCCCTTATGCCGCCCCATTTCTTCACTCTCGGCAAACATCAATTGCAATCCCAAACAAATGCCCAAAAAGGGTCGGCCTTCTGAAATAGCCCTTATAATGGGTGCGATCAATCCCGCTGTTCTCAAATTGTTCATCGCATCGCCAAATGCACCCACGCCGGGAAGCACAACGCGCTCGGCCGCGTCGATATCCTCGGGTCTATCGACAATAACAGCCTTTGCCTCAACGTGTTCAAACGCCTTTTGAACACTTCGCAAATTCCCCATCCCGTAATCGATAACCGCAATCATCTCATTCTCCCAACACACTTGATCGTTCTGTCGCAGCCAAAACAGCATCCATCAAAGCAGCGCGCAAACCGCCCTGTTCCAGCGCGTGCAAACCCGCAATCGTCGTTCCGCCCGCCGACGTCACCTGATCTTTCAAAATTGCCGGATGATCGCCGCTCTCGGCAACCATACGCGCAGCTCCCAGCACAGTCTGTGTCGCCAGTGTCAACGCCATATCTTTTGACAAACCAGACCGCACCCCGCCATCTGCCAGCGCGTCAATTACCGCGTACACATAGGCAGGTCCACTGCCCGCGAGTCCAGTCACCGCATCCATCTGTGATTCTGAAACAACGACCGCTGCACCAACCGCATTGAACAGAGACAGCGCCAGACTCAGATGATCCTCACCCACATGTGCGCCAGCACATATTCCCGAACCCGCCGCACCGACCTGCGCCAGCACATTGGGCATCGCGCGAATAACGGGCAGAGAACCCAATTCCGCTTCCAATGCCGCAATACGCACACCCGCCATGAAGGAAATAATCACCTGATCACCGTGCAACAAATCCCGAAAGCCCACAACGGTTTGCTTCCAAAACTGAGGCTTCACACCCAACACCACAATATCCTGATGGCCCACCACTTCGCGCGCATCTCCTGCAACCTGGACACCCAACTCGCGCCTTCTCTGATCCAACACCTCAGCAATCAGATCCACCGCCGTGATATCTTCAGGCGCGATCTCTCCCGACCGAATCCAACCGGCCATCAGCGCGCCTCCCATATTGCCTGCACCAATAACAGCGATTTTTTTATTTTTCATAGCAATCAGCTTTTTTTTTACCTCATCAAACATACGTCAACCAGCCGCGCTTATCTTCCGCACGACCTTCCACAACAGCAAAAAAGGCGTCCTGCAACTTCTTTGTGATCTCACCTCGAGAACCACAGCCGATATTGATATGATCAATAGCCGTAATCGGCGTGATCTCTGCCGCGCTACCCGTAAAAAATACCTCATCGGCAATATACAGGGACTCTCTTGGAATCGGTCGCGCCGTTACCGTATGTCCCAAATCTCGGGCAAGTGTAATAACCGAATGTCGCGTAATACCGGGCAAAATAGACGACCCGGTAGAGGGCGTGTAAATCTGCCCATTCTTCGCCATAAAAATATTCTCGCCGCTACCTTCGCTCACATAACCCTGTGTATCCAGGGCAATGCCCTCGGCATATCCATCGGCCATCGCCTCCATCTTGATCAATTGTGCGTTCATATAATTTGCCGCCACCTTGGCCAGCGAAGGCATGGTATTGGGTGCCAGGCGATTCCACGAAGCAAACCGAACCGACACGCCTTTTTCCAGAGCTTCTGGACCCAGGTACTTACCCCATTCCCACACCGCGATCACCACCTCAACCGGACAGGGCATTGGATTGACAGCCAATTCGCCAAAACCCCGAAAAACCACGGGCCTGACATAACACGCTTGCAAGTTATTAATGCGAATCGTCTCCAAAATGGCCGCTTCCAGTTCATCTTGCGTATAGGGAATTTCCATGCGATAAATTTTGGCAGAATCGTAAAGCCTTTTCACATGATCTCGAAGCCTGAAACAGGCCGGTCCTCTTTCGGTATGATAACACCGTATCCCCTCAAAAACACTCGAACCGTAATGCACCACATGGGACAGCACGTGAATTTTGGCATCGTCCCAACCCACAAAATTCCCATTAAACCAGATCTTATCTGACTTTGGAATGGGCATAACAAATCCCTTTCTGTTAAACGAATCAACGAATCAACGAATCAACGAATCGAAACTCGCACTGACTTTGGGTGGCGGGATTCGTCTATTCGTCTATTCGCGCTTTGTATGCTGTGGAATATTTCTATTTTTGTCCTATGCTGCCCTGTTCAAATTAGTCACGACGACCTCGCACAGCCAATGCGCGGCAAATCCGTTCAAATCCATCTATCGATATGGTTTCGGGACGCGCGCGACCATCGATATTCGCCTCTATCAAAATCTCATCATCTACCACACCAGATAGCGCGTTGCGCACCATTTTCCTCCGCTGCTGAAATGCGGCGCGCACCACGCCAAACAAACGCCTTTCATCTGCAATATCATAAGCAGAATTTGCTTCAAAATCCAGCATCAACACAGAAGAATGCACTTTGGGTCGCGGATAAAAATGCGCGGGAGGCAGATCAAACAACCGTTTTGCGACACACCGCACCTGTGTAACAACCGACAACACGCCATATATTTTGCTGCCCGGCGGCGCGATCATGCGTTGTCCCACCTCGCGCTGCACTGTAATCACAGCGCGTTTCCAAACCCTTCGAGCATCTGTAATTTGCCTGATAAGCGCGCCCGTAATATGATAGGGCAAATTGCCCACCAGAATCGCTTTTTCTCGTTTTTCATTTTCGACAAGCGCGGGCAAATTGACCTGCCGCACATCGTCTGATACAATTTTTAACCGCGAACCAAACCGATCCGAAAGCAGATCACACAACGCCCCATCAATCTCAATAGCGACCACCTGACCTGCCCGCTCAACCAAAAGGTCCGTCAACGCACCTCGTCCAGGACCAATTTCTACGACCAGATCTTCTTTCTCAACCTGTGCGGCCTCTACGATTCGCTCGATAGATGCGCCATCTGTGAGAAAATGTTGGCCCAGCCGCGTCTTCGTTTTCACGTTGATCCCAATCCAAACAAAGCCTGAGCATTTTGCGTCGTCTGCCGACAAACATCTTCAGTATCCCCGCATCCTGCATCGGCCAGATACTCGGCGACATAGCGCACATAAGCTGGCTCATTGCGCTTGCCGCGTTTTGGCGCCGGTGCCAGAAACGGACAATCCGTCTCCAAAAGCAACCGCTCAGCGGGCACATCCAATGCAACCTTCAACGCACCCGAATTTTTAAAAGTGACAATACCGCCAAAACCCAGATAAAAATTGAGATCCACCGCGCGCTTGGCTCCTTCGATATCCCCGCCAAAACAATGCATCACACCGCCCACATCGGATCCACCCTCATCCTCCAACACATCTAACACCCGCGTTTCAGCACCCCGACTGTGAATAATCAGCGGCAGGCCCATCTCTCTCGCCAGACGAATATGTGCCCGAAACGCCCGTTCCTGAACCTCGCGCGGCGCGTAATCGCGATAAAAATCCAGCCCTGTCTCGCCAACCGCAACAATTCTCGGATGCTTCAAAAGCGCGGGCAATTTTTTCAAAGCCGCCTCATCTGCCTTCGCAGAATCCGACGGATGAAACCCCGCCGAAGCAAACACATCGTCCCGTACCTCAGCAAGCGCAATAGCCGCACGACTCGTATCCAAATTTGTACCCACATTCACAATCTGCCCCACCCCCGCGGCTCGCGCCCGGGCAAGCAAATCGTCCAGATCCTTTCTAAACTGTGGAAACATCAAATGCGCGTGTGAATCGACAAGCATGTAGAAATCCTAAAAAACGAAACCGTCGGCTATATTTAGGTTAATGCAGCGTAATCATACACAGGTGTTTCAATAGTGCGAACGGGTTGACATCGTTCCCAAACCGCCTGTTGCAAACATTCGACAGTCTCTGGAGAAAAGAACCTTTCTCCCGTCTCAACATTAACCCGAGCGGGAACATCTTCAATAATAACAAACCGCCCATTGACTTCAATGCTATATGTAACGCTCATCTCAACCAATGTTTCACGCACCCCTTTATGATCAGACATTGTGTTTTCTCCGTGGAGCATGAGGCAAGAATCATCTGCCCCGATTACTCTTTGGTAATCAGTACAATTTTATATTGCGTCTGTTTCCAGTTTCACAGTAGCTAAAACTAAGTACAAGCGTAGCTTATTAGGATCCTTGGTTTGGTATTCCCAGATCCTTACAGATTTTTTTGGCAAGCCGATCATCAATTTCTGTATGCCTGGGCACTGCACTTCTGGTATTTAGCACAACATTACCCCACCAAGAATGTTTACGACCTTCACGGATTAAATTACAACCGTGTCTTCTGAGATGTCTGAGCAATTCTCTTCGTTTCATATTTGGATTGCAACTTCTTGGTATCCGCTTTCAGCTATATTTATTGATTCCTTGCGATTAAATTCCAGGGCTTCCCGAAGTGTAATTCTCAGAGAATCGAGCAATTCTTCTCTGGTTCGCTCTTGACAGTTTACACCGGGAATTTCTTCAATCCACCCAATCCACCAATCTTCTCGTTGCTGGATAAGCGCAGTATAGGTTTGATTCATCTTCCAATCCTCCTAAGTTTTTACATCGTAGCAGTAGGGAAATCGCGTTAGCTGGACTCTTCAGCCTGCGCCGCCATCCACGCTTGCCGGGTCAGTTGAAACCGCCGTGCGGGTTCATTCTCGAACTTGGAACTATTATAGATAAACCCTTCCGTCTCCTGAAACCCATTCTTTTCCAGAACACGAGCGGAGGCCGGATTGCGCTTCAGGCAAGCCGAATGAACGATATCCATGCCGAGTTCACAGAACGCGTAGTTTAGCGCGAGAGCAACAGCCCTGGTCGTGATTCCCCTGCCCCAGTGCGACGATGCGATTCCGTAATCACATCGGGCGCTGCGTTTTTCGTAATTAAACGCCCCGAGTTCTACCACTCCAACCATATCGCCATCTGCAACAATAGCAAAAAAGAACGCCTCTCTATTTTCGTGTGCTCTAATACCTGTCCTGACGAAAGTTTCTCCACCATTCTCCGGATATGGTCGGGGTATGGTAGTAGTACGCGCAACGCGCTCATCAGAGGCATAGCGCTGTACTGCTGCTGCATCGCTGAACCGCAATGGGCGAATTGTAATCTCTATTTGCTTTTCAATTAACCTCTGCCCCATCACTAATCTCACCATCTGGCGTTATAAGCGCAAGGCCGTGATCATCGGCAGCAGCCAGCAGCATACCCTGGGATTCGACACCGCGAATAGTCGCTGGCTCCAGATTGGCAACCACCACAATCTGCTGCCCAACGAGTGCCTCCGGCTCGTAAAACTCGGCAATCCCGGCGACGATCTGGCGCTGCTCATCGCCCAAACTGATCTGCAACTGCAACAGGCGATCCGCCCCCTTCACGCGCTCGGCCGCGTCAATTTTTGCCACGCGCAATTTGAGCTTCTGAAAATCTGAAAAAGAAATCAACTCTTCTTCTGGTCTTTCCTCTGCCACATTGACCTCCTCAATACGCGGGAACACTGGATCGCCAGGTGCAACCTTCAAATTGGCGTCCAGACCTCCCCATGTTTTTAAATCATCCAAATGAACATCCTCTGGCGAACCCTTTGCACCGAGTTGTCGCCAAATCTCACAGGCCTTTGAGGGAATCACTGGAAACAGCAATACAGATAGTTGCCGCATAGTCTCCAGCAACGCGTAAATCGTCACCTCAAGCTCGGCCCTCTTGCTCACATCCTTCACCAAATTCCAGGGTGCCTGCACCTCGACAAACCGATTGGCCTCCCGCACCAATCGCCAAACCGCATCCAGCACCGCATTGGGATTCATCTCATCAATAGCTTTGCCCACCGCATTGAGCGTCTCCTCCGTCAGCGCTTTCAAAGCGTCGAGCGCCACGTGGTCGCCATCCACAGCGGGCACAACCCCATCCAAATATCGCGTAGCCATCACCACCGAGCGATTCAGCAAATTGCCCAACTCATTGGCCAACTCGGTATTATAACGCTGAACAAAAGCCTCTTCGCTAAAATCGCTATCTTGCCCCAGCGTCATATCGCGCACCAGAAAATACCGAAACGCATCCACCCCGTATTTATCCGCCAGATCCAGAGGCCGAATCGCATTGCCCAGCGACTTCCCCATCTTTGTCTCATCCACGAGCCAAAAACCATGCCCCATAATCGTTTTGGGCAATGGCACACCTATCGCCTTGAGCATCGTGGGCCAATACACGCAATGCGTGGTCAAAATATCCTTGCCAATCAAATGACAAGACGCCTGCCACCAGTGCTCAAAACGCGCATCATCGGCGATATAACCCGGTGCCGTGATATAATTGATCAGCGCATCGAACCAAACATAACAAACATAATCGTCATCAAAAGGAAGCGGAATCCCCCATTCCAAACGCGACCTGGGACGAGAAATACACAGATCGCCCAACGGTTGGCGCAAAAATCCGAGGATCTCGTTGCGCCGTTTTTCCGGCCGAATAAAATTGGGATGTGTTTGAATATACTCAATGAGCCAGTCCTGATATTTACTCATTCTAAAAAAGTAATTCTTCTCCGAAATTTTCACCGTAGGCCGACCGCAATCCGGACAATTACCATCAACCAGATCCTTTTCCGTCCAGAACCGCTCGTCCGGGATACAATACCAGCCCTCGTAATTATCGGAATAAATCTCGCCCGCATCGTAAATGCGTTGCAAAATCTCGGAGACAACGCGCTTGTGCCGCGCTTCGGTTGTGCGAATAAAATCATCGTTAGAAATATTTAAGACCTCCCACAACGCCTGAAATCGCACCACCATCTCATCTGCCTGTGCCTGCGGCGACAAATCGCGTTTTTTCGCCGCCTCATCCACTTTCTGCCCGTGCTCATCCGTACCCGTCAAAAACAACACATCATCGCCAGCCAGACGATGAAAACGCGACAGCACATCAGCCATAATCGTCGTGTACGCATGCCCGATATGGGGTTCATCGTTGACGTAATAAATCGGTGTTGTAATATAAAATGTGCCCATTTTTCTACACCCACTCAAAAGGACCTGATCTGTCGCCAGAGCGAAATCAAGCCCAGATTCATATTTACATTGCGGTGATTCATCTCCCGCAGAGACTCAATCTTTTTTACTGTTGCGGCGAGTTGGTCCAGATCAAAAACCTCTGCCAAACGCCCGACATTGTCCTCCTGCGCGGCATTGGCTATATGATCATCCCGACCACATTGCAGCAACAGCGCGTCCCTGAGCCAGATTTCTGCACCTGCCAAAATATCCAACGCCTCTTGTCGGTCGAGTTTTGCCAGGGCCTCAAACGTGCGCTCCTCCTGCTCCCACAACAACGCTTCCAAAAACTTGAAAGATCGATCTTGCCTATCTGCGATATGGCCATCGGTCATATCCAATGCCCTGCGCAAGTCGCCGCCACACGTGCGTGCAATAAAATCTGCCGTTGTCTCATCAACGCCCCTCGCCGTCAACCCAACACTGATATCCTGAGCCGAAAGCGCGGGAAATTTCACAAACTGACACCGCGACACAATGGTGGGCAACAACGCATCGCCATGGGACGCAATCAAAATCATCAGCGACCGAACAGGCGGTTCCTCCAGAGTTTTCAACATAGCGTTGGCCGCCTCTGCGCGCATTTGATCCGCGTGTAAAATAAGAGTCGTGCGCCAGCCCCCCGCAAAAGCACTGTGCGTAAACTGCCGCTGCATCTCCCGAACGCGATCAATAGCAATCGCTGCATTGTCATCGGGCAATGAATAGTGATAAGGCGATTGCCATACCTGAAACAGTGCAGCTTGCCTATCTTCCTCTTTCACGCGAGAGGAAAAAGGAAAGAGCAACGCACTATCCGGATGATTGAGATTTGTCACCTTGTGGCAGGCAGCGCAACGTCCACAGGCCACAGCAGCATCTCCCTGACAATGCAATGCCTGCACAAAATCCAATGCCGCAGCCACTGCACCCGTGCCAGAAGTGCCCAAAAACAACAACGCGTGCGGGACTCGATCTCTTTCAATCAATTCGGTCAAAAATCGAACCGCTCGCTCCTGTCCGATCACCCGTTCCAAGTATCGCCTCTCAATATGAAAAGCCGCTGGAACGGAACATTCCAACGGCTTTTTTTATGCAAACGACTAAAATGATCCGCTATCCATGCTCCTGCTCACAATGGGAATGTACAACACGAGTAGCCCGTACAACGACGGGCATCGGCATTTGCATTGTTGGCACAAAAAACAACATGGAACGGCTCCATAATCAAAAGTATATT
This Gemmatimonadota bacterium DNA region includes the following protein-coding sequences:
- the proC gene encoding pyrroline-5-carboxylate reductase — its product is MKNKKIAVIGAGNMGGALMAGWIRSGEIAPEDITAVDLIAEVLDQRRRELGVQVAGDAREVVGHQDIVVLGVKPQFWKQTVVGFRDLLHGDQVIISFMAGVRIAALEAELGSLPVIRAMPNVLAQVGAAGSGICAGAHVGEDHLSLALSLFNAVGAAVVVSESQMDAVTGLAGSGPAYVYAVIDALADGGVRSGLSKDMALTLATQTVLGAARMVAESGDHPAILKDQVTSAGGTTIAGLHALEQGGLRAALMDAVLAATERSSVLGE
- a CDS encoding TatD family deoxyribonuclease, giving the protein MLVDSHAHLMFPQFRKDLDDLLARARAAGVGQIVNVGTNLDTSRAAIALAEVRDDVFASAGFHPSDSAKADEAALKKLPALLKHPRIVAVGETGLDFYRDYAPREVQERAFRAHIRLAREMGLPLIIHSRGAETRVLDVLEDEGGSDVGGVMHCFGGDIEGAKRAVDLNFYLGFGGIVTFKNSGALKVALDVPAERLLLETDCPFLAPAPKRGKRNEPAYVRYVAEYLADAGCGDTEDVCRQTTQNAQALFGLGST
- a CDS encoding addiction module toxin, HicA family; the encoded protein is MKRRELLRHLRRHGCNLIREGRKHSWWGNVVLNTRSAVPRHTEIDDRLAKKICKDLGIPNQGS
- a CDS encoding type II toxin-antitoxin system HicB family antitoxin, with the translated sequence MNQTYTALIQQREDWWIGWIEEIPGVNCQERTREELLDSLRITLREALEFNRKESINIAESGYQEVAIQI
- the rsmA gene encoding ribosomal RNA small subunit methyltransferase A, which codes for MSADDAKCSGFVWIGINVKTKTRLGQHFLTDGASIERIVEAAQVEKEDLVVEIGPGRGALTDLLVERAGQVVAIEIDGALCDLLSDRFGSRLKIVSDDVRQVNLPALVENEKREKAILVGNLPYHITGALIRQITDARRVWKRAVITVQREVGQRMIAPPGSKIYGVLSVVTQVRCVAKRLFDLPPAHFYPRPKVHSSVLMLDFEANSAYDIADERRLFGVVRAAFQQRRKMVRNALSGVVDDEILIEANIDGRARPETISIDGFERICRALAVRGRRD
- a CDS encoding branched-chain amino acid transaminase; protein product: MPIPKSDKIWFNGNFVGWDDAKIHVLSHVVHYGSSVFEGIRCYHTERGPACFRLRDHVKRLYDSAKIYRMEIPYTQDELEAAILETIRINNLQACYVRPVVFRGFGELAVNPMPCPVEVVIAVWEWGKYLGPEALEKGVSVRFASWNRLAPNTMPSLAKVAANYMNAQLIKMEAMADGYAEGIALDTQGYVSEGSGENIFMAKNGQIYTPSTGSSILPGITRHSVITLARDLGHTVTARPIPRESLYIADEVFFTGSAAEITPITAIDHINIGCGSRGEITKKLQDAFFAVVEGRAEDKRGWLTYV
- a CDS encoding GNAT family N-acetyltransferase yields the protein MVRLVMGQRLIEKQIEITIRPLRFSDAAAVQRYASDERVARTTTIPRPYPENGGETFVRTGIRAHENREAFFFAIVADGDMVGVVELGAFNYEKRSARCDYGIASSHWGRGITTRAVALALNYAFCELGMDIVHSACLKRNPASARVLEKNGFQETEGFIYNSSKFENEPARRFQLTRQAWMAAQAEESS
- the hisH gene encoding imidazole glycerol phosphate synthase subunit HisH encodes the protein MIAVIDYGMGNLRSVQKAFEHVEAKAVIVDRPEDIDAAERVVLPGVGAFGDAMNNLRTAGLIAPIIRAISEGRPFLGICLGLQLMFAESEEMGRHKGLDILPGKVKRFPEGQRVPQIGWNEVQIQRETALLDGVPDRSYFYFVHSFFVASERDEDVVGVTDYGIDYASIAGNDRAFGVQFHPEKSQDAGLKILKNFAEKV
- the metG gene encoding methionine--tRNA ligase, producing MGTFYITTPIYYVNDEPHIGHAYTTIMADVLSRFHRLAGDDVLFLTGTDEHGQKVDEAAKKRDLSPQAQADEMVVRFQALWEVLNISNDDFIRTTEARHKRVVSEILQRIYDAGEIYSDNYEGWYCIPDERFWTEKDLVDGNCPDCGRPTVKISEKNYFFRMSKYQDWLIEYIQTHPNFIRPEKRRNEILGFLRQPLGDLCISRPRSRLEWGIPLPFDDDYVCYVWFDALINYITAPGYIADDARFEHWWQASCHLIGKDILTTHCVYWPTMLKAIGVPLPKTIMGHGFWLVDETKMGKSLGNAIRPLDLADKYGVDAFRYFLVRDMTLGQDSDFSEEAFVQRYNTELANELGNLLNRSVVMATRYLDGVVPAVDGDHVALDALKALTEETLNAVGKAIDEMNPNAVLDAVWRLVREANRFVEVQAPWNLVKDVSKRAELEVTIYALLETMRQLSVLLFPVIPSKACEIWRQLGAKGSPEDVHLDDLKTWGGLDANLKVAPGDPVFPRIEEVNVAEERPEEELISFSDFQKLKLRVAKIDAAERVKGADRLLQLQISLGDEQRQIVAGIAEFYEPEALVGQQIVVVANLEPATIRGVESQGMLLAAADDHGLALITPDGEISDGAEVN